In the genome of Desulfurellaceae bacterium, the window CGTGTGACAGCCAGGCCGTCAACCGTCGAGCCCGTACAGCCGGGCCGCGTTGCCGGCCACCATGCGATACACCTCAGCGTCCGGCACCCCGGCAAAATCTCTGGCGATCTGCTCCTGTGAGCGGGGAAACGTCCCCTCGGTGTGGGGGTAGTCCGCGCCCCACATCAGACGCTCCACGCCGAGCAGCTCCCGGGTCAGGATTCCCGCCCGGTCATCCTCGAAGGTCGCCCAGAACTGACGCCGAAAGTAAAAGCTTGGCGCCTCGTCGAGCCGGGGTTCCATCCAGCGCCGGTGGTCCTGCCACCAGTGATCCATATAGGTCAGGACCGAGGCGATCCAGCCAATGCCCCCCTCGGCCAAGACAAAACGCAGCCCGGGATAGCGCTGCGGCACCGCGCTCCAGATCAGGTCGGCCATAGCCCGCATGACCATCCCAATCTTCCCGTCTACCAGGCCCACGCCAAAACCGATCCGGTCGCACTTGAGCAGGAGTTCTTCGCCGGTTCCGGTCCCAGCGTGGGTCGAGACCGGCAGGCCCAGCTCCTGCAAGGTCGCCCACAGCGGCCCATAGTCGGCGTGTGAGTAGGGACGCTCCTCGACCTCGCCCGGGATTGAGACAGCCCGCAGACCGAGTGTGGCCACCCGCCGGGCCTCCGCACAGGCCCACTCGATCGGTCCGCGCAGGGGCAGAAAGGCCGTACCCAACAGGCGGTCCGGGGCGCTGGCACAGAACTCGGCCAGCCAGTCGTTATACACCCGCATCACCTCTCGTTGATATGCGGCGTCACGGATATAGAAGAAGTGCAGGCCCAGCATGCCGGGATAAATCACCTCGGCGCGCACGTGGTCCAAGTCCTGGTCGGCCAAACGCGCCTGGGGGTCCCAGGCCCCCGGCCGGGTATCGGCGTGCCGGTGTCCGAGCGAGGAGTGGATCTCACCGCCGATTTTCTCTTCGAGCATTACGCCTTCCAGAAAGAGTAAACGTGTCAACATGTTCATGTGGTTGGAGGACACGTTTACTCTTTACCGACCGGCAGCGGAGCCAAGCCGTCAATCAGGTAATAGTCGGCCTCGGGCCGGGACTCGACCCGTGGCGCGCGGTGGCGAAAACGGGTGTCCATCCGCCGGGTCCACAGATCTCGGGGCTCGACAACATGGCCGTCGGCCGAGACATAGCCGTCCTTAATCCCCATCGTCATAGCGAGCCTCCTGCGCAAATGCAGCGCATAACTTGCCACGCCCGGCCGGAGAAGGCCAGGGTGCTGGCACTCTCCCGAGCGGCCAGTCAGCCCCCTCCCCTACGACCGCTGACCGAACGCGCTCAGCGTCTCGGACCTGGGGTCCCGGCGCTGCCAGCGTCCGGCTTTGACCGTCAGAAAGAACTCCTCCAGGAGCTGGTTGAAACGCTCGGGTTCTTCGAGATTCAACAGATGGCCGCTTTTGGCCAGGATGCTCAGACCCGCGTACGGCATGCTGCGCTTGAGATACAGGTTCACGTCGAGACACGACTCGTCTTCGTCGCCGACCAGCAACAGGGTCGGGGTCGTCATGGCCCGCAGCTCAGCCGCAAAATCGTACAGGGATGGGCGCTCGGCCTGGACGTGGCGCAGGGTATAGGCCGAGCCGCGGGCCGAGTGCTCCGACAGATGCTGGGCGAATTGCTCCCACACCTGGGGGTTCTTGTTCTGGAGCTGCACCCGGCTGGGGCCGGTCGCAATGCCCGCCGAATCGACCGAATTGCTGGCCAGCATGGTGTCGGCGACTTTCCGGGTGTCGGCCAGAAACTGTTTCCGCGTGTGTGGATACGCCCCGGACCCCCCGCTGGCAAAGACGAGCCCATGAACGCGCTCGGGATGCTGCATGGCGAACATCAGGCCCGTGTAGGCGCCCATGCTGAGCCCAACCACAAAGGCGCGCTCGACACCAAGCGCGTCGAGTACGCCCGCCACATCATCGGTTGACAGCTGCTGACCGTAGCGCGCCTCGTCTTCGGGCACCTCGGACGGCGGGTAGCCGCGCGCGCTGTAGGTGATGCACCGGTAGCGGTCGGCAAAGTGCCGAACCTGGGGCGACCAGCTGCGATAATCGCCGCCAAACTCGTGGGCAAAGACAATGGCATCGCCAGCACCCGTCTCCTCAACATAGAGCTTCACGTCGTTCGTCTGTATGTGGGCCATTGCGTGTCCTTTCCGTTATCCGGTGTCGCTCCCCCAGCTTTAGTACACCAGCCGTCCCAGGGCAAATCCGAGTGGCCAGCCCACCGGGGCCGTGCTACACAAAAGAGGAAACGTGTCGTCCCTGTGTATGAAAATTAAAAGGGCGACACGTTTCCTCTTTCACGCCAGGAGGGCAGACTATGACACAGCCATCAACCACCACCGCCCACGAGCAGCCGAGCTATGACTGGCCCGTGCTGATTGACGAACTCAACCGCCGTTTGCACCTGCGCGCCACGCCAATCGGCATGAAGTGGTTCACCTCGGTCGAAGATATGGAGGCAATTCCCCGGATCCGGCGGCCCAAAAATATCCACACCGCCGACCAGCTCGTCGCCCAGGCCGCCCGGCTCAACTGGACTGTCGGCCTGACGGCAAAAGACCTGGTCGGCGCCCAGTGCTCGGCCGTGCTGGGTCTCTCGCCCCAGGACGAGGAGTGGCGGTGCGGCAAAGCCATGGCCGGGGTATGGTTTGAGACCCAGCAGGACTCGGCCGCCCACCAGCAAGCCATGGATGTCGTACCCTACGGCCGCTACCAGGCCCTGGCGGTCTCGCCGCTGGTGTCCGGACGGCTCAAGCCACCGGATATCTGTCTGATTTACGCCACCCCGGCTCAAATGATTCTGCTGATCAACGGCCTGCAATGGACGGGCTACAGAAAAATGCAGTGGGGCAGCGTGGGCGAGTCGGCCTGTGCCGACTCCTGGGGGCGGGCCAAGCTGACCGGGGAGCCGAGCGTGTCGATTCCGTGTTATGCCGAGCGGCGCTACGGGGGCGTGCTTGAGGATGAGCTGCTGATGGCCATGCCGCCCGCCTACCTGCCGAAAGCCCTGGAGGGTCTGGCCCGGCTGGCCAGGAACGGGCTGTCCTATCCCATTCCCCAGTACGGCATTCAGAGCGATGCGCGGGCGGGCCTGGGCTTCAGCTACAAAGACGTCAAGTAAACCGCTCGTCCCTGGAGCGTTTCAGGAACTTTGACTCAGCAATTCGACCAGGTAGTCCGGATAGCGTGCGGGCGAGGAATTCGTCGCGTCCCGGGCGTGGCGGCAGGACCAGCGACAGACATTGACAGAACGGCGCGCCATCAGCCGGAGCGTGCCGCCGTAGCCCTGCATGGCTGTCGGGAAGACCATCGGCCGCACGGTCTTATTTTGCGGCCGAGTCATTGAGTACCTCCGACACAGCTTCCCAAGACGGGTAAATCGCACCCATATCCCCGTCTCAATCCCCCTGCCCGGCCCGCCTGTTGGCTGTGACATTTAACCCTCCTTTCGTGAGACACGGGGCAAAGAGGAATACTGCACCCGATAAGAGCCGTGGGCATGGACGTTCATCGTGCACCGGTCCAAGACGCTTGAGGGTCCGGTGAATCCGAATCAGTGTGGGGACTGTGTCGTGAACAAAGGCGGCACGGTTAAGTTGAGCGATCGCATNNNNNNNNNNNNNNNNNNNNNNNNNNNNNNNNNNNNNNNNNNNNNNNNNNNNNNNNNNNNNNNNNNNNNN includes:
- a CDS encoding amidohydrolase — its product is MLTRLLFLEGVMLEEKIGGEIHSSLGHRHADTRPGAWDPQARLADQDLDHVRAEVIYPGMLGLHFFYIRDAAYQREVMRVYNDWLAEFCASAPDRLLGTAFLPLRGPIEWACAEARRVATLGLRAVSIPGEVEERPYSHADYGPLWATLQELGLPVSTHAGTGTGEELLLKCDRIGFGVGLVDGKIGMVMRAMADLIWSAVPQRYPGLRFVLAEGGIGWIASVLTYMDHWWQDHRRWMEPRLDEAPSFYFRRQFWATFEDDRAGILTRELLGVERLMWGADYPHTEGTFPRSQEQIARDFAGVPDAEVYRMVAGNAARLYGLDG
- a CDS encoding alpha/beta hydrolase, which codes for MAHIQTNDVKLYVEETGAGDAIVFAHEFGGDYRSWSPQVRHFADRYRCITYSARGYPPSEVPEDEARYGQQLSTDDVAGVLDALGVERAFVVGLSMGAYTGLMFAMQHPERVHGLVFASGGSGAYPHTRKQFLADTRKVADTMLASNSVDSAGIATGPSRVQLQNKNPQVWEQFAQHLSEHSARGSAYTLRHVQAERPSLYDFAAELRAMTTPTLLLVGDEDESCLDVNLYLKRSMPYAGLSILAKSGHLLNLEEPERFNQLLEEFFLTVKAGRWQRRDPRSETLSAFGQRS
- a CDS encoding DUF169 domain-containing protein; translated protein: MTQPSTTTAHEQPSYDWPVLIDELNRRLHLRATPIGMKWFTSVEDMEAIPRIRRPKNIHTADQLVAQAARLNWTVGLTAKDLVGAQCSAVLGLSPQDEEWRCGKAMAGVWFETQQDSAAHQQAMDVVPYGRYQALAVSPLVSGRLKPPDICLIYATPAQMILLINGLQWTGYRKMQWGSVGESACADSWGRAKLTGEPSVSIPCYAERRYGGVLEDELLMAMPPAYLPKALEGLARLARNGLSYPIPQYGIQSDARAGLGFSYKDVK